In Vigna angularis cultivar LongXiaoDou No.4 chromosome 8, ASM1680809v1, whole genome shotgun sequence, the DNA window ataaattagttatttgCTCAACTAAAATATCGGAATTATAATTTCACACCAATTTCAGTTCTTACTAAATTTAAACACTAAGTGgtaattgatatttaaatagCATAAGTGATCgtaaaataatatctaattttttgaGAAGTTTAAAGCCATTATCCATCCATTAACTCGTCCATTGGCTAAACTCACTTAGTTTATTCCCCCATTCTTTTACCTTTGTCATAGAAACCGAGAATGCGATTTTTTCTAGCTAAAACGTATCTTAGAACACTCACATAGTGTTTCTTTGTCCAATAATAACTTGTCATGGACATGCATTGAATCCTTTGacttgttaataatttaaatattttatcattaaaatcagGCTTAGGACAAAATCTAGCAAAATCCAAACAATATTCTAAACTATTATTACaaatatgtaatataaaaaaattcgaTGTTGGATGAGTATATGTATTACGAATCGTAGGAATTATGTAATTACAATGAGCTGTTTGAGAAAATGATAGAAATTTTGTTGGTACGAGTAAATGAAGAACTTGATCAATCTAATCTCAAACTGTAGTCATACGAGGATGCCCACCAGTGGCTACATCATCCGGAATAAATTTCCCCCAAAACCAATGCGATTTCCAAACTTGATTCATTTCTTCAATTCGAATATTCCTTGTCTCAGGCAGGAGCAAGGCAACAAAAATGGTCATGATAAGCACAAATCcagcaaagaagaagaaaagaccAAACTTCAAGTGACAAAGCATGGTTAGGAAAACTTGGGCAATGACAAAGGTAAATAACATGTTTACAGCAACATTGGTGCCCTGACCTGCAGATCGAACCTCAAGAGAGCATATTTCACTAGGAACCAACCAACCTAGTGGACCCCAAGACCATGCATATGCTGCAACGTACGCACATATAAAGAATAAGAGAAGACCCGCTTCTCCATTGGTAAAATAGCCTTCACCACTCACTCCAAACTTTAGAGCAATCATGATTCCGACAGCAAGCTACACatattatgaatttcaaaattagttGTTCACGGTAACGAatgaatttagtgataaaactgttatttttaaatattaaaataacaaacattatTTATCAATTAGGTTAAGGTTTTTACCTGACAAATAAGCATTTGAATCCCACCTTCGAGGAACAATATCCTTCTTCCAAACTTGTCCAcagagaaaatggaaacaaaagtTGCAACCACATTAACGCCTCCAGTGATAACTGAAGACATAAGGGAAGTATCATTTCCAAAGCCTAAAGTTTTAAAGAGGACAGGAGCATAAAACATGATGACATTGATGCCAGTGAATTGTTGGAAAAAGGGAATCAGAGAGCAAAAAGTGAGTTGAGGTCtgtattttggttttgtaatgtTCTTCCATGGATGTTCAACATCTTTGGCTGCTTTAGCCGCATTAACGAGGTCTTGGAACTCCTCGTCAACATTATCCATGCCACGAATCTTTTGCAACATTTTCttagcttcttcttttttacctCTTTCGATTAAGGAGTTAGGGGTGTCACCTAAGAAAAGAGATCCTACACATAGCATGATTGCAGGAACTGCACCAGCACCTAAAGAAATTCTCCAACCATATTCTAGTTTCCCAGTGCCGTAATTAATAAGGTTTGCAACCAATATGCCAATTGTGATCATCATTTGAAATCCAATGTTAAGTGCATCTCTTATCGATGTTGGAGCCATTTCAGACAAGTAGACAGGTACAGACTATtggaaataataataacaaaaaagaaaaaggaaatgttaaaaacaatttaataatgaAGGTTTCCCCATAGTCATATAACCAAATTGGAAAGCATTGACAATGATGCAAAGCCTTACCTGATTACAATATCCAACACCAAAACCAAGTAATAATCGACCTATGATGAGCATTTCAATATTGACTGCAAAACCGTTCAACAACGCACCAACAAGGAAGAATAAACCACCTGCAAACATTGAGGTCTTGCGTCCCATCATTCTTGTGGTGGTGGAAGCAAAGAAAGAAGCTACCAATGCAGCAAGATATAAAGAAGAGGTGAACAAAGTAAGGAGTTCGTTGTCAAATTTGCAGTATTGACTTTCATGGAGAGActcatctttcatttttttataaacactcGGAAAGAATTTTAATAAGAATGGTTCCATGGAAGTCACTCCTCCCGTGATTCCAAGATCATAACCAAACAGTAGACCGCCCATGGCTGCTACAAAACATGTGACCAACACGAATAATGTGATCTTACTTTCATATTGTCTTCCATTTTCTAGAGTAGCAGAAGCTCCACCTGCCatctttaaaatgttatattttagttggatctctttctttctcttaaactttctttctttttctacataTGAGATTTTAGGAACTTGctttataatctaaaatatgcTAATAATAACATCTAACGGATAAGGAtgagttataaaaataaaataacttcgctaacaatataatatctttttatgCTTCTAATTATCTATCATGTTGTTAATAGCCAAACTGGTGTGTATTGTTATTTGTTTCACGTTAGAACtcataagttattttaaggaCTTAAAGATAAGAACTAGTTAGTGAAAATTTAAAGAGTCGTTGTTTTATAAACCAAGGTTAATTTCGTCATTATCGGtgataataatttgtttataattaaagaacATCGATTAATACTCAATTTATTTGTTCATACGTTGATATTGCgtttataacaatttattaagaaaaataacaaaattttaatttcataaactAAACTGCTTTTACtgaaattttgaataattgatgaaaaaaaatgtatgcaCAACTTATTTAAGAGACAGTTGAATACTCTTGTTTGTTTGTCTCTTGcagaaaagaaataattgaCTTTCTAATACTCGATTCTAAACCTCAAGTCAtataagaaagaagagaaaaataaatttgtgattCTATTACAACAATATATTCTAAGAAAGATAAATCGGTGCACCAAGCTTGTAGTTtgaaccaaaaagaaaaaaaattaaataagaaattttattaaaagaaagttCACAAGTAAccaaaacttaagaaaaaagaaCTGAAAGGAAAATgcctattttttaaattattaattttatgtagTATTATGCTTCACAAAGGAGAAATTTCATTAACATGTTTGGAGGactagaaaagaaaacaagttcCAAGAAAACAAATCTGCACATATTtgacttaaataatttatttttcatgaaagGATCCTTAGTTTTAGTTCGTATTATTATCGTTTTATTTCTCCAACtaattccttttttcttttaatgattctgttttattttatttttgttagttaGTATTGATAACTTCGTTTCGGCATTTgatgacaacaacaaaaaccaATGTAACAAAAGGTGTCATTAATTGTAGACTTTGTTATTGTCTTAACAATCCTACAATAAAATAGTATCAACAAGAGGATCTTACAATAAAAAGTTATCGTCCATAACATCTCATGACTGTCTTAATGTAAAAGGTTATCACTTGGATGACCTAAATCATGAACGAATCCAAAGATTTCGTTGACCTTAATATGATCATCAATTTAACTTATTTGATGATATCATGTAAACACATGAgacaaacttaaataaaaataaaaaaacttttgaaGGATTTATTGTGAAACTCTATGTCGATGATACCCTAAATTAGTATATACAAACTCTGAAGCGTTCAATACATAAAACCTATGTTTGGTTTCCAATCCATGTGAACAAGTCATactcttttgtttttctatgtttagttataatttttcaacttctattaaattaaattccGTTAACTATTCTACCTCCATCGGTTAACAATAAGTAATATTCGTTTAGATGAGCATGTCAAtattttcattgatattttaagtatttaaaagaacttttcctttcatttactTCCACTAAGTTCAACTAAAATATCTTCAAGAAGGGCGTTCCCATTCTTTgaaattctaattttgtaaaataaaattaagaaattcttCCTCTTTTACTTGAGTTAGAAAACATAACTATTCTTcaaccaaaaccaaaataaaaacttcAATATTTTCATGTGTTCAATCTCTTAATTTGATGGTGGCGGCAACCAACCACCACAATTTactctttattgttttttttgtcaAACCTAACACAACTTTACGGCATAACTACCCTAATTTTGAGATATCAAAACGGAATTCGATTTCAAGATGAAATGTTAATTTGTAACCTAGTTATTTGCTCAAATATCAAAATTCTAATTTCACACCGGTTTCAattcaaactaaaattaaacaCTATTTACATAAGTGGTAATTGATATTTAAACACTATAagttaacatttaaataatatatacactTCTTGTAAGGTTTAAAGACGTTATCCATCCATTAGCTCGTTCATTGATTAAACttacttattttcttctttcagaCTTTTACCCTTATCATAGAAAATGTGAATGTGATTATTTTCTTGGCAAAAAGTATCTTAGAACACTCAcatcaaaatagaaaaagtcCCTGTAGAAAGAGAAATGcccttaaaagaaaaaaaatatccaatATTTTCATTTGTTCCATCTCTTAATTTGATGGTTGTTACCACCAACCACACCAATGCActgtttcttcttttatttgtcAAGCCTAACGTAGTTTTAGCACATAACTACCCTCGTATTGAGATATCAAAATGGAATTGGAtttcatgataaaattttaatttataaattagttatttgCTCAACTAAAATATCGGAATTATAATTTCACACCAATTTCAGTTCTTACTAAATTTAAACACTAAGTGgtaattgatatttaaatagCATAAGTGATCgtaaaataatatctaattttttgaGAAGTTTAAAGCCATTATCCATCCATTAACTCGTCCATTGGCTAAACTCACTTAGTTTATTCCCCCATTCTTTTACCTTTGTCATAGAAACCGAGAATGCGATTTTTTCTAGCTAAAACGTATCTTAGAACACTCACATAGTGTTTCTTTGTCCAATAATAACTTGTCATGGACATGCATTGAATCCTTTGacttgttaataatttaaatattttatcattaaaatcagGCTTAGGACAAAATCTAGCAAAATCCAAACAATATTCTAAACTATTATTACaaatatgtaatataaaaaaattcgaTGTTGGATGAGTATATGTATTACGAATCGTAGGAATTATGTAATTACAATGAGCTGTTTGAGAAAATGATAGAAATTTTGTTGGTACGAGTAAATGAAGAACTTGATCAATCTAATCTCAAACTGTAGTCATACGAGGATGCCCACCAGTGGCTACATCATCCGGAATAAATTTCCCCCAAAACCAATGCGATTTCCAAACTTGATTCATTTCTTCAATTCGAATATTCCTTGTCTCAGGCAGGAGCAAGGCAACAAAAATGGTCATGATAAGCACAAATCcagcaaagaagaagaaaagaccAAACTTCAAGTGACAAAGCATGGTTAGGAAAACTTGGGCAATGACAAAGGTAAATAACATGTTTACAGCAACATTGGTGCCCTGACCTGCAGATCGAACCTCAAGAGAGCATATTTCACTAGGAACCAACCAACCTAGTGGACCCCAAGACCATGCATATGCTGCAACGTACGCACATATAAAGAATAAGAGAAGACCCGCTTCTCCATTGGTAAAATAGCCTTCACCACTCACTCCAAACTTTAGAGCAATCATGATTCCGACAGCAAGCTACACatattatgaatttcaaaattagttGTTCACGGTAACGAatgaatttagtgataaaactgttatttttaaatattaaaataacaaacattatTTATCAATTAGGTTAAGGTTTTTACCTGACAAATAAGCATTTGAATCCCACCTTCGAGGAACAATATCCTTCTTCCAAACTTGTCCAcagagaaaatggaaacaaaagtTGCAACCACATTAACGCCTCCAGTGATAACTGAAGACATAAGGGAAGTATCATTTCCAAAGCCTAAAGTTTTAAAGAGGACAGGAGCATAAAACATGATGACATTGATGCCAGTGAATTGTTGGAAAAAGGGAATCAGAGAGCAAAAAGTGAGTTGAGGTCtgtattttggttttgtaatgtTCTTCCATGGATGTTCAACATCTTTGGCTGCTTTAGCCGCATTAACGAGGTCTTGGAACTCCTCGTCAACATTATCCATGCCACGAATCTTTTGCAACATTTTCttagcttcttcttttttacctCTTTCGATTAAGGAGTTAGGGGTGTCACCTAAGAAAAGAGATCCTACACATAGCATGATTGCAGGAACTGCACCAGCACCTAAAGAAATTCTCCAACCATATTCTAGTTTCCCAGTGCCGTAATTAATAAGGTTTGCAACCAATATGCCAATTGTGATCATCATTTGAAATCCAATGTTAAGTGCACCTCTTATCGATGTTGGAGCCATTTCAGACAAGTAGACAGGTACAGACTATtggaaataataataacaaaaaagaaaaaggaaatgttaaaaacaatttaataatgaAGGTTTCCCCATAGTCATATAACCAAATTGGAAAGCATTGACAATGATGCAAAGCCTTACCTGATTACAATATCCAACACCAAAACCAAGTAATAATCGACCTATGATGAGCATTTCAATATTGACTGCAAAACCGTTCAACAACGCACCAACAAGGAAGAATAAACCACCTGCAAACATTGAGGTCTTGCGTCCCATCATTCTTGTGGTGGTGGAAGCAAAGAAAGAAGCTACCAATGCAGCAAGATATAAAGAAGAGGTGAACAAAGTAAGGAGTTCGTTGTCAAATTTGCAGTATTGACTTTCATGGAGAGActcatctttcatttttttataaacactcGGAAAGAATTTTAATAAGAATGGTTCCATGGAAGTCACTCCTCCCGTGATTCCAAGATCATAACCAAACAGTAGACCGCCCATGGCTGCTACAAAACATGTGACCAACACGAATAATGTGATCTTACTTTCATATTGTCTTCCATTTTCTAGAGTAGCAGAAGCTCCACCTGCCatctttaaaatgttatattttagttggatctctttctttctcttaaactttctttctttttctacataTGAGATTTTAGGAACTTGctttataatctaaaatatgcTAATAATAACATCTAACGGATAAGGAtgagttataaaaataaaataacttcgctaacaatataatatctttttatgCTTCTAATTATCTATCATGTTGTTAATAGCCAAACTGGTGTGTATTGTTATTTGTTTCACGTTAGAACtcataagttattttaaggaCTTAAAGATAAGAACTAGTTAGTGAAAATTTAAAGAGTCGTTGTTTTATAAACCAAGGTTAATTTCGTCATTATCGGtgataataatttgtttataattaaagaacATCGATTAATACTCAATTTATTTGTTCATACGTTGATATTGCgtttataacaatttattaagaaaaataacaaaattttaatttcataaactAAACTGCTTTTACtgaaattttgaataattgatgaaaaaaaatgtatgcaCAACTTATTTAAGAGACAGTTGAATACTCTTGTTTGTTTGTCTCTTGcagaaaagaaataattgaCTTTCTAATACTCGATTCTAAACCTCAAGTCAtataagaaagaagagaaaaataaatttgtgattCTATTACAACAATATATTCTAAGAAAGATAAATCGGTGCACCAAGCTTGTAGTTtgaaccaaaaagaaaaaaaattaaataagaaattttattaaaagaaagttCACAAGTAAccaaaacttaagaaaaaagaaCTGAAAGGAAAATgcctattttttaaattattaattttatgtagTATTATGCTTCACAAAGGAGAAATTTCATTAACATGTTTGGAGGactagaaaagaaaacaagttcCAAGAAAACAAATCTGCACATATTtgacttaaataatttatttttcatgaaagGATCCTTAGTTTTAGTTCGTATTATTATCGTTTTATTTCTCCAACtaattccttttttcttttaatgattctgttttattttatttttgttagttaGTATTGATAACTTCGTTTCGGCATTTgatgacaacaacaaaaaccaATGTAACAAAAGGTGTCATTAATTGTAGACTTTGTTATTGTCTTAACAATCCTACAATAAAATAGTATCAACAAGAGGATCTTACAATAAAAAGTTATCGTCCATAACATCTCATGACTGTCTTAATGTAAAAGGTTATCACTTGGATGACCTAAATCATGAACGAATCCAAAGATTTCGTTGACCTTAATATGATCATCAATTTAACTTATTTGATGATATCATGTAAACACATGAgacaaacttaaataaaaataaaaaaacttttgaaGGATTTATTGTGAAACTCTATGTCGATGATACCCTAAATTAGTATATACAAACTCTGAAGCGTTCAATACATAAAACCTATGTTTGGTTTCCAATCCATGTGAACAAGTCATactcttttgtttttctatgtttagttataatttttcaacttctattaaattaaattccGTTAACTATTCTACCTCCATCGGTTAACAATAAGTAATATTCGTTTAGATGAGCATGTCAAtattttcattgatattttaagtatttaaaagaacttttcctttcatttactTCCACTAAGTTCAACTAAAATATCTTCAAGAAGGGCGTTCTCATTCTTTgaaattctaattttgtaaaataaaattaagaaattcttCCTCTTTTACTTGAGTTAGAAAACATAACTATTCTTCgaccaaaaccaaaataaaaacttcAATATTTTCATGTGTTCAATCTCTTAATTTGATGGTGGCGGCAACCAACCACCACAATTTactctttattgttttttttgtcaAACCTAACACAACTTTACGGCATAACTACCCTAATTTTGAGATATCAAAACGGAATTCGATTTCAAGATGAAATGTTAATTTGTAACCTAGTTATTTGCTCAAATATCAAAATTCTAATTTCACACCGGTTTCAattcaaactaaaattaaacaCTATTTACATAAGTGGTAATTGATATTTAAACACTATAagttaacatttaaataatatatacactTCTTGTAAGGTTTAAAGACGTTATCCATCCATTAGCTCGTTCATTGATTAAACttacttattttcttctttcagaCTTTTACCCTTATCATAGAAAATGTGAATGTGATTATTTTCTTGGCAAAAAGTATCTTAGAACACTCAcatcaaaatagaaaaagtcCCTGTAGAAAGAGAAATGcccttaaaagaaaaaaaatatccaatATTTTCATTTGTTCCATCTCTTAATTTGATGGTTGTTACCACCAACCACACCAATGCActgtttcttcttttatttgtcAAGCCTAACGTAGTTTTAGCACATAACTACCCTCGTATTGAGATATCAAAATGGAATTGGAtttcatgataaaattttaatttataaattagttatttgCTCAACTAAAATATCGGAATTATAATTTCACACCAATTTCAGTTCTTACTAAATTTAAACACTAAGTagtaattgatatttaaatagCATAAGTGATCgtaaaataatatctaattttttgaGAAGTTTAAAGCCATTATCCATCCATTAACTCGTCCATTGGCTAAACTCACTTAGTTTATTCCCCCATTCTTTTACCTTTGTCATAGAAACCGAGAATGCGATTTTTTCTAGCTAAAACGTATCTTAGAACACTCACATAGTGTTTCTTTGTCCAATAATAACTTGTCATGGACATGCATTGAATCCTTTGacttgttaataatttaaatattttatcattaaaatcagGCTTAGGACAAAATCTAGCAAAATCCAAACAATATTCTAAACTATTATTACaaatatgtaatataaaaaaattcgaTGTTGGATGAGTATATCTATTACGAATCGTAGGAATTATGTAATTACAATGAGCTGTTTGAGAAAATGATAGAAATTTTGTTGGTACGAGTAAATGAAGAACTTGATCAATCTAATCTCAAACTGTAGTCATACGAGGATGCCCACCAGTGGCTACATCATCCGGAATAAATTTCCCCCAAAACCAATGCGATTTCCAAACTTGATTCATTTCTTCAATTCGAATATTCCTTGTCTCAGGCAGGAGCAAGGCAACAAAAATGGTCATGATAAGCACAAATCcagcaaagaagaagaaaagaccAAACTTCAAGTGACAAAGCATGGTTAGGAAAACTTGGGCAATGACAAAGGTAAATAACATGTTTACAGCAACATTGGTGCCCTGACCTACAGATCGAACCTCAAGAGAGCATATTTCACTAGGAACCAACCAACCTAGTGGACCCCAAGACCATGCATATGCTGCAACGTACGCACATATAAAGAATAAGAGAAGACCCGCTTCTCCATTGGTAAAATAGCCTTCACCACTCACTCCAAACTTTAGAGCAATCATGATTCCGACAGCAAGCTACACatattatgaatttcaaaattagttGTTCACGGTAACGAatgaatttagtgataaaactgttatttttaaatattaaaataacaaacattatTTATCAATTAGGTTAAGGTTTTTACCTGACAAATAAGCATTTGAATCCCACCTTCGAGGAACAATATCCTTCTTCCAAACTTGTCCAcaaagaaaatggaaacaaaagtTGCAACCACATTAACGCCTCCAGTGATAACTGAAGACATAAGGGAAGTATCATTTCCAAAGCCTAAAGTTTTAAAGAGGACAGGAGCATAAAACATGATGACATTGATGCCAGTGAATTGTTGGAAAAAGGGAATCAGAGAGCAAAAAGTGAGTTGAGGTCtgtattttggttttgtaatgtTCTTCCATGGATGTTCAACATCTTTGGCTGCTTTAGCCGCATTAACGAGGTCTTGGAACTCCTCGTCAACATTATCCATGCCACGAATCTTTTGCAACATTTTCttagcttcttcttttttacctCTTTCGATTAAGGAGTTAGGGGTGTCACCTAAGAAAAGAGATCCTACACATAGCATGATTGCAGGAACTGCACCAGCACCTAAAGAAATTCTCCAACCATATTCTAGTTTCCCAGTGCCGTAATTAATAAGGTTTGCAACCAATATGCCAATTGTGATCATCATTTGAAATCCAATGTTAAGTGCACCTCTTATCGATGTTGGAGCCATTTCAGACAAGTAGACAGGTACAGACTATtggaaataataataacaaaaaagaaaaaggaaatgttaaaaacaatttaataatgaAGGTTTCCCCATAGTCATATAACCAAATTGGAAAGCATTGACAATGATGCAAAGCCTTACCTGATTACAATATCCAACACCAAAACCAAGTAATAATCGACCTATGATGAGCATTTCAATATTGACTGCAAAACCGTTCAACAACGCACCAACAAGGAAGAATAAACCACCTGCAAACATTGAGGTCTTGCGTCCCATCATTCTTGTGGTGGTGGAAGCAAAGAAAGAAGCTACCAATGCAGCAAGATATAAAGAAGAGGTGAACAAAGTAAGGAGTTCGTTGTCAAATTTGCAGTATTGACTTTCATGGAGAGActcatctttcatttttttataaacactcGGAAAGAATTTTAATAAGAATGGTTCCATGGAAGTCACTCCTCCCGTGATTCCAAGATCATAACCAAACAGTAGACCGCCCATGGCTGCTACAAAACATGTGACCAACACGAATAATGTGATCTTACTTTCATATTGTCTTCCATTTTCT includes these proteins:
- the LOC128193751 gene encoding sugar transport protein 10-like codes for the protein MAGGASATLENGRQYESKITLFVLVTCFVAAMGGLLFGYDLGITGGVTSMEPFLLKFFPSVYKKMKDESLHESQYCKFDNELLTLFTSSLYLAALVASFFASTTTRMMGRKTSMFAGGLFFLVGALLNGFAVNIEMLIIGRLLLGFGVGYCNQSVPVYLSEMAPTSIRDALNIGFQMMITIGILVANLINYGTGKLEYGWRISLGAGAVPAIMLCVGSLFLGDTPNSLIERGKKEEAKKMLQKIRGMDNVDEEFQDLVNAAKAAKDVEHPWKNITKPKYRPQLTFCSLIPFFQQFTGINVIMFYAPVLFKTLGFGNDTSLMSSVITGGVNVVATFVSIFSVDKFGRRILFLEGGIQMLICQLAVGIMIALKFGVSGEGYFTNGEAGLLLFFICAYVAAYAWSWGPLGWLVPSEICSLEVRSAGQGTNVAVNMLFTFVIAQVFLTMLCHLKFGLFFFFAGFVLIMTIFVALLLPETRNIRIEEMNQVWKSHWFWGKFIPDDVATGGHPRMTTV
- the LOC128193752 gene encoding sugar transport protein 10-like; translated protein: MAGGASATLENGRQYESKITLFVLVTCFVAAMGGLLFGYDLGITGGVTSMEPFLLKFFPSVYKKMKDESLHESQYCKFDNELLTLFTSSLYLAALVASFFASTTTRMMGRKTSMFAGGLFFLVGALLNGFAVNIEMLIIGRLLLGFGVGYCNQSVPVYLSEMAPTSIRGALNIGFQMMITIGILVANLINYGTGKLEYGWRISLGAGAVPAIMLCVGSLFLGDTPNSLIERGKKEEAKKMLQKIRGMDNVDEEFQDLVNAAKAAKDVEHPWKNITKPKYRPQLTFCSLIPFFQQFTGINVIMFYAPVLFKTLGFGNDTSLMSSVITGGVNVVATFVSIFSVDKFGRRILFLEGGIQMLICQLAVGIMIALKFGVSGEGYFTNGEAGLLLFFICAYVAAYAWSWGPLGWLVPSEICSLEVRSAGQGTNVAVNMLFTFVIAQVFLTMLCHLKFGLFFFFAGFVLIMTIFVALLLPETRNIRIEEMNQVWKSHWFWGKFIPDDVATGGHPRMTTV
- the LOC128193753 gene encoding sugar transport protein 10-like, which codes for MAGGASATLENGRQYESKITLFVLVTCFVAAMGGLLFGYDLGITGGVTSMEPFLLKFFPSVYKKMKDESLHESQYCKFDNELLTLFTSSLYLAALVASFFASTTTRMMGRKTSMFAGGLFFLVGALLNGFAVNIEMLIIGRLLLGFGVGYCNQSVPVYLSEMAPTSIRGALNIGFQMMITIGILVANLINYGTGKLEYGWRISLGAGAVPAIMLCVGSLFLGDTPNSLIERGKKEEAKKMLQKIRGMDNVDEEFQDLVNAAKAAKDVEHPWKNITKPKYRPQLTFCSLIPFFQQFTGINVIMFYAPVLFKTLGFGNDTSLMSSVITGGVNVVATFVSIFFVDKFGRRILFLEGGIQMLICQLAVGIMIALKFGVSGEGYFTNGEAGLLLFFICAYVAAYAWSWGPLGWLVPSEICSLEVRSVGQGTNVAVNMLFTFVIAQVFLTMLCHLKFGLFFFFAGFVLIMTIFVALLLPETRNIRIEEMNQVWKSHWFWGKFIPDDVATGGHPRMTTV